gtgagggatctaacatgaAGTAGttatattttgagatgtgagatattatCATAATCTCTTTCAAttatgacaggaatggaggaggtctactccagtgagattgctaaggcgtaCACTGCCATGTTTCAGCCCGACCTAGATCGAGGCGCAGACACGGTCTCAGCGGgaaagctgagctgactacactgacagtgctagtggcagactccacttaGCTTGCAGGCTGgcagagccctgtctatgttgatagatgagatgagagcacccctccagcttggatggagtccatcactcctcagcaggcagggcttggtcctgtttgtgggggaGTCACAGAAACAGGGCCAGTTATCTACAAATTCaatattttgggaggggcagaaaacactCTTCAACCAGTGATTAAGTtgtgaactctactgtactgaagtccactgtgctgttctgtactgtgctgtaATGTGCTGTCCAAACTCAGTGGGCTACGTGCCAGGGACTTGAACTTTGAGTTTGAATGTTGTGGGCTTGCTGTGTTGACATGCCAGTGTTTTTTCCTTCCGTTCCACAGGTTCCGGTTCCTAAGGTCGGTGGCGTCCTTGACAACCAGGACGTTCTCCCGGGGGCCTGTGTCTTTGCAGGGGAAGGCCCCGGACATGTCTGAGGGTAAGGCCATatacaactgactgactgactgactaagtatttatatattggtttgttaattgattaattaattaattgttATGAACTTAATTTATACTACTCTTGGGGTATGATGACAAGACTAGAGGACATTGAGACTCCATCTAGTctcctgacctctaacccataaCTTGTTTTGTGTCTCCACTCTCCACAGGAAATGCTCATTTGCTAATGTCCAATGGTGTGTTGGTAATCAACCCTGAATCCTAATTGTATAAAACACTTACTTAATTCAGTCTAAATTCAACTTAATCCTGCCTGCATGTATTTTAGCTCATCGTCTCTCAAACACACTACCTTGAaagcactctctctttctctatctctatccagCACCCTGTGGTCTGTTGAGCTGGTTGTACGGCCTTGTTTCTCTCTTCCATTTCTTACAGACTGAACTATGAATGCACCCCTGGCCTGTGGCAGTGGCGGGCACCTCTTAACTATGCTGCTGTACCCTATTCTATAGTATGCAGAACTGTcttggtcatctctctctctctctcaagtgtcTTGTTTCATATCGTCTCAACATTATGACATCACAGCGGCGCCAGTCAGGTGGGCCACAAACCAATAGGCAAATCTGAAATGACACCTTATTACCTTGTCTGTGCACTAGTGATTTCTCCCCATTGCGCGTACACCCTCGAGCTGCAGCGCAAAGCCACTCAGTGGCTCCATGTGCTAGCTGGAACAACAGTGGAGCGGATATTGTGTATCCTACCCAGACCTCACTAGTACTCTGTAGCTTGCTGCTGTCATTCTGTCTGAGATCATGTGATTCCCATTGCACATTCTGTTCTGAGCACAgaatcagtacacacacacacacacacacacacacacacacacacacacacacacacacacacacacacacacacacacacacacacacacacacacacacacacacacacacacacactgagagctgATCAACTGTGTGGTTGTTTTTCAGTGCGCAACAGGCTGAGAGAGATTGTGGGAGCGTCCACTAACTGGAGGTACCAAACAGAACCAGTAAAGCTACTTTGTATTGAGATATTGATACCATGACAGGAAGGCCTGTGTTTACTTGTTATAGATGTGTATGACCTTGTTAAACTCACAGCTCATTCCTGTTGTATCTCTCGCTATCTCCCATCCTGTAGAGACCACCAGCAGGCGTTAGCTGACCGTTTATCATTGTCCAATCAGCTGGCTGGTTCTCAGGATGAGCTTCCTATCCGCAAGATGAAGGACAGCTATATAGAGGCCCACCTTCCCCTAGGCACAGACCCTACCCTTAGAGAGaaatacctcaactacctcaaAGGTGTCAGGTAacagatacacactcacacattcttctcaaacacacacacacttccttccCCCCTCTGTATGCTGTCTCTATTCCAGGTTTGGCCGTATCCTGGAGGATCTGGACAGTCTAGCAGGTATGaccatttttgtattttgtattttattttaacctttatttaactaggcaagtcagttaagaaaaaattcttattttcaatgacagcctaggaacagtgggttaactgccttgttcaggggcagaacgacagatttttaccttgtcagctctggaatttgatctagcaacctttcggttactagcccaacgctctaaccacaaggctacctgccgacaTCATCACCTCAACAACACACTGGTACTTGGTATTactattcactctctctctctttgtctctctttccccccctcagTGTTGATCTGTTACTCTCACACCCATAACAAGACACTTCAGAGATCTCCTCTGTCCATCGTCACTGCCCTGGTGGATAAGATAGGTATGACACCTAGCAGTCCTGGTACAACACCAGGGTGTACCGTATAGACCAGTGCAGTGTTTCTCAAATCTAATCCAGGGACACTTTTCCTAGTGTCATTGAATATATATTGTTTGTTACTGTTGCAGTTGCAGTTTTGTAGTTGTGGCTTATTTCCCCTGTATGTGATGTCACAGACATGAGGAAACAAATCATCCACCCTGACTGTGACATCAAGTTCACTGGTCACGTGACCTGGGTGGGGAAGACCTCGATTGAAGCCAAGATGCACATGTCTCAGGTATACACGCGTGCGCACACACAGTTATATACTAATGTCCACAATAGTGATgttatgtctgtgtgtatgtacagtaccacgGTGGGGCGTACACTCCAGTTCTGGACGCTACGTTTGTTATGGTGGCCAGAGACCCTGAGAACAAGAGGTATACAACATCCATCCAATCATCCATCCATTCAACCAACCATCCACAGTATCCATCCATGACTGATGTCTCTATTGCTCTGtcggtttctgtctctctcagggCAGCGTTTGTTAACCCTCTGAAGCCAGAGGGAATTGAGGAGGAGAAACTGTTTCAGCAGGGAGAGAGTAAGACAGACTACATCCTTATGTGTATATAttactgtgtttgtgtttgtgttatttactgtgtgtgtgtgtacctccagTCAATAAGACGCGTCGTATAGAGCTGAGTACAGCGTCTCTACTAAAGGTGGCCCCTACTGCTGAGGAGAGGAAGATCGTACACAGCCTGTTCCTCAACACCCTGGACAGCaagtacgacacacacacacacacacaaatatacacacacacacatcaaatattTGTTTTTACATAAACAATAAGCGACTAAACTTCCAAAGTGTATCTTTAAATCACACTGATCACAATGACTACAGTCATATTTTGTCATATCAAATTGTTGTCACATTGATGTTCCCATTAAAATGAGATTAAAGTTAACTTAAGGTAGCAATAATCTTAATTGACTTCACACCCATTGTACAAACATATATAAGGCATAACAATCTACAAGAGCAAACTCACTGAATCATAAGCTGTACGAAAtattatgttttttttgtttgcttCACTATCAAATTACAAGTGTTACCTTATTAAATGATGAGAACACACACATCATAAAATCCAGTACAAGCATTTTGTGAGTGTGTggtgatgctgtctgtctgtgtgttgtcctGTAGGACAGTGAGTTTCCGTAGCAGAGTTCTGCCTCCTAACTCAGTATGGATGGAGGATGCCAAAGTCAAAGGACTGGAGATCTGCCATCCACAggttagagagcgagagagggaaggagagagagagaagcagagatattTACACCCTGAAACATTTCTAATTTGTGCTGACTAAGATGTGTGTTTTCAGGAGAGGAACATCTTTAACAGGATCTTTGGAGGGTTTCTGATGAGGAAAGCTTACGAGCTGGGCTGGGCTAACGCATGTGTCTACGGGTGAGTGAGCGAATGTGTTCCCAGCAACCGAGAACATTCCCAGTTACAGTGTGACGTTATGACATGTACCCTAAACACACCTCAGCAACTATGTCTGAATTTAATTAAAATCATTCTGCAGACATATTACAGGAATGTTCTGTTAGGGTTGATGAAGATGTTATTTAAAACACCCATAATATCAAACAAGGAACATTCCCACAAGACTCAAAGTTATAGTGCAATGTTTTGACatttcctttttccacattttgttacgttacagcctttttctacaatggatttaaaaaaattccctcatcaatctacacacaataccacataatgacaaagcagaaacaggtttttagaatagtttgcaaatgtattaaacaaaaaaacagatactttatttacataagtattcagacccttttctatgagactcgaaattgagctcaggtgcatgctgtttccattgatcataccactcggggctcccgagtggcgcagcagtctaaagcactgcatctcactgctagaggcgtcactacagaccctggttcgatcctgagCTGTATCGCAAccggccatgatcgggagtcccatagtgcggcgcacaattggcacagagtcgtctgggttaggggagggtttggccggggtaggcaatcactgtaaaataagaatttgttcttaactgacttgcctagttgaataaaggttaaaaaattaTCATTAAAACGGGAGTTGGGAGTTGACCAAaaccccgatggtcactctaacagagctccatagttcctctgtggagatgggagaaccttccagaaggacaaccatctctgcagtactccaccaatcaggccattatggtagagcggccagacggaagcaactcctcagaaaaaggcacatgacagctgcttggagttggccaaaaggcacctaaaggactctcagaccaagagGAAACAATattctctttggcctgaatgctaagcgtcacatctggaggaaaccatccctacggtaaagcattgtggtggaagcatcatgctgtgggtatgtttttcattagcagggactggaagactagtcagggtcaaaggaaagatgaacagagcaaagtacagagatccttgatgaaaacctgctccagagagctcaggacctcagactgggtcgaaagttcaccgtccaacaggacaacaaccctaagcgcacagccaacacaacgcaggagtggcttcgggacaagtctctgaatgtccttgagtggcccagccagagcccggacttgaacccgatcaaacatctctggagagaccttaaagtagttgtgcagcgacgctccccatccaacctgacagagcttgagaggatctgcagagaagaatgggagaaacaccccaaatacaggtgtgccaagcttgtagcatcagacccaagaagactcaaggctgtaatcactgccaaaggtgcttcaacaaagtactgagtaaagggtctgaatacttatgtaaatgtaatatttccatttttttttttatatatatacatttgcaaaaatttcttaaCCTGtatttgctttgacattatggggtattgtgtttagattgaggaggggggggggaacaatttaatacattttagaataaggctgtaacgtaacaaaatgtggaaaaggtcaaggggtctgaatactttccgaatgcactgtacacctgCGCatcctcattgtgtgtgtgttctctcgctCTGCTCCAGGGGGTGTCGGCCTAACTTGGTTGCCGTGGACGATATCCTCTTCCGGAAGCCAGTAGAGATTGGCTCCCTACTCCTGCTCTCATCAcaggtttgtgtgtgggtgtgcgcatGCAAGCATGTGCATTTGTGTGTTATATGATCTGCTCCAATTTCAGTGCTGAcacatccctctctccgtctccaggTGTGTTACACAGAGGGAAAGTACATCCAGGTCAGAGTTCATACAGAAGTTCTTGACCCCATGACCCGGCAGCACAACACCACTAATGTCTTCCACTTCACCTTCGCCACAGACAAAGACGTCCCCAACATAGTGCCACAGAGCTACGGCGGTATGACCTCTAAGCCCTGACcttttaactctaaccctaacataTGCCGCATTTAAGTCATGTCAGAAACTCGGGACCTCCGAGTTAAAATGAACGTTATTTATGTAGAGCTTCCTATTGGTTGATTCGGATACTTCCCTTGTGGGAAACGCGGGTTTGTTTATATTACGAGTAAGCAAGTTGGAAATGTCAGTTTGAGTTTCCGACATGACGTGAACTCAGCAATAATACCGCAGAGCTACCAAGgtatgacctctaacccctgacctttaAACTCTAACATTGCATGGCAGAGCTACGGAGGTACTGTTCCTGGAACGTTTGTGCCAACAGAAAGAGATTAAagttattgtaatgtttttactgGAGATTCCACACAGTCTAACATTGGTCGTATGTTTCTATCTCCAGAGTCCATGTTGTACCTGGATGGAAAGAGACACTTTAACCAGACCTTGGAGTCTCAGTGAGACGTGATGAACACTGACGaactctgacccaacacaacAACTACCTGCTAAAGCCTTAGTGTCCAGCCACCGCACCCGCACTCCTTAccgtacggtgtgtgtgtgtatgtgtgtgtgtgtctatttgaaTAACAAGGTATCTATTAATTTGTTTACCTCTATGtaccaaatatatatatttataaactgggtggttcgagccctgaatgctgattggctgacagccgtggtatatcagaccgtataccacgggtatggcaAAACATTTTGTTTTACTGCTTTAATTATGCTGGTAGccagtttataataacaataaggcacctcgggggtttgtgttatatggccaatatatcacggctaagggctgtatccagttACTCCGCGATGCGTCgtacctaagaacagcccttagacgtggtatattggccatataacacacccccttgtgccttattgcttaaatatatgcATGATGTCTGTCTAGTATAGGTCAGTTTGGTGGTTGGTTCTTCTGGAGTCTGTTTACGTTCTGGGATCCTGGTTTGGGAACACAGATGTCAATAGTGCTATCACt
Above is a genomic segment from Salvelinus fontinalis isolate EN_2023a chromosome 25, ASM2944872v1, whole genome shotgun sequence containing:
- the LOC129823189 gene encoding acyl-coenzyme A thioesterase 9, mitochondrial-like isoform X1, whose protein sequence is MLSPRFRFLRSVASLTTRTFSRGPVSLQGKAPDMSEGNAHLLMSNVRNRLREIVGASTNWRDHQQALADRLSLSNQLAGSQDELPIRKMKDSYIEAHLPLGTDPTLREKYLNYLKGVRFGRILEDLDSLAVLICYSHTHNKTLQRSPLSIVTALVDKIDMRKQIIHPDCDIKFTGHVTWVGKTSIEAKMHMSQYHGGAYTPVLDATFVMVARDPENKRAAFVNPLKPEGIEEEKLFQQGEINKTRRIELSTASLLKVAPTAEERKIVHSLFLNTLDSKTVSFRSRVLPPNSVWMEDAKVKGLEICHPQERNIFNRIFGGFLMRKAYELGWANACVYGGCRPNLVAVDDILFRKPVEIGSLLLLSSQVCYTEGKYIQVRVHTEVLDPMTRQHNTTNVFHFTFATDKDVPNIVPQSYGESMLYLDGKRHFNQTLESQ
- the LOC129823189 gene encoding acyl-coenzyme A thioesterase 9, mitochondrial-like isoform X2 produces the protein MLSPRFRFLRSVASLTTRTFSRGPVSLQGKAPDMSEVRNRLREIVGASTNWRDHQQALADRLSLSNQLAGSQDELPIRKMKDSYIEAHLPLGTDPTLREKYLNYLKGVRFGRILEDLDSLAVLICYSHTHNKTLQRSPLSIVTALVDKIDMRKQIIHPDCDIKFTGHVTWVGKTSIEAKMHMSQYHGGAYTPVLDATFVMVARDPENKRAAFVNPLKPEGIEEEKLFQQGEINKTRRIELSTASLLKVAPTAEERKIVHSLFLNTLDSKTVSFRSRVLPPNSVWMEDAKVKGLEICHPQERNIFNRIFGGFLMRKAYELGWANACVYGGCRPNLVAVDDILFRKPVEIGSLLLLSSQVCYTEGKYIQVRVHTEVLDPMTRQHNTTNVFHFTFATDKDVPNIVPQSYGESMLYLDGKRHFNQTLESQ
- the LOC129823189 gene encoding acyl-coenzyme A thioesterase 9, mitochondrial-like isoform X3 codes for the protein MQNCLGHLSLSLKCLVSYRLNIMTSQRRQSVRNRLREIVGASTNWRDHQQALADRLSLSNQLAGSQDELPIRKMKDSYIEAHLPLGTDPTLREKYLNYLKGVRFGRILEDLDSLAVLICYSHTHNKTLQRSPLSIVTALVDKIDMRKQIIHPDCDIKFTGHVTWVGKTSIEAKMHMSQYHGGAYTPVLDATFVMVARDPENKRAAFVNPLKPEGIEEEKLFQQGEINKTRRIELSTASLLKVAPTAEERKIVHSLFLNTLDSKTVSFRSRVLPPNSVWMEDAKVKGLEICHPQERNIFNRIFGGFLMRKAYELGWANACVYGGCRPNLVAVDDILFRKPVEIGSLLLLSSQVCYTEGKYIQVRVHTEVLDPMTRQHNTTNVFHFTFATDKDVPNIVPQSYGESMLYLDGKRHFNQTLESQ